DNA sequence from the Raphanus sativus cultivar WK10039 unplaced genomic scaffold, ASM80110v3 Scaffold1753, whole genome shotgun sequence genome:
aaaaagaatatataaccactataatatatttaatttatagaaattttgtGTCCTCTTTAAATAACGTTAGTAATTTTTTCAACTCAAatcaacaaaatttaataaaatttacaatataatctTAGAAAACAAATTACTTTACTTATGCTTCAATtagaatatttttcaaatatttataaaatttagaaatattaatatataaataattttattgtaaacTCACCCACCCGTAAAGGCAGGCCAATCACTAGTGATAatgttaaaaacaattaaaattatgaGATGATCAGTATGGTATTTTTTCCTCGTAACACTAGTAGTAATCTAAAATTTGTCCTCTAAAACAAACACATAGCCTAAATCATACACCCTTAACCTAAACCAGGAAATACACCCTTAACCTAAACCAGGAACGCTGTACCATAAAACTGAGAACCCTGAACCCTCCAAATACAAAACCACTTTCTCCTCTTTAAtcattttatcaaatatattgcCATATCATGTACATCATAGTAGCATGTACACCATCGCCTCTACAGAGTGTATACCATAGCATGTACACCATACCACACAGCAGAgtgtaaattaaattaaaatttcaatcaaaatttcctttaaaacattcaattattaaaattttgcatttaattttttaacactaaattatataccctaaacattatattatataacttaAGTTTTTTTTCCATATACCGAAACACTAAAAATACCATATAccacaaaaactaaaatcaaacaCTAAAATGAAACCCCTAAACTTAAAATCctaaatcaaatacaaaacCCTATACTAAGAACTAAACCATAAACGAAACATAAAGCCCTAAATTAagcactaaatcctaaacaaaacatGACACCCTAAACTGTATACTTAATACCATAAACCAGAAACTAAACCTGAATCCTATATCCGTACAGTAATTGAACCCAATACAATATAAACTTAAATCAAATTCTATACACTAAATAATagatcctaaacactaaacccttaAATAAACACTAAGATAATAACCCCTAAAGTTAAAATCCTAGACCAAATACAAAACCCTAATCTAAGGACCAAACACTGAGCCCTAAAATTagcactaaatcctaaaccaaacACTTAATCTTTAACTAAGTACTAAACCCTAAACGAAACCCTCACTAGTAGAAAAGTTGTCTATAGCCACGGTGATTTTCGTGACAACAGCTAAAAATTCGTGACTATACAGAGTAATAGACACGAAAAGTCACGGAAAAAAAACGTAGCTATACGATCGTGACCATTTTGCATCGTGATTGTTTCGTGACTTAAATAGTCACGTTTTGCCACATGCAATTTTGTGACTAATTTAGTCACGCTATAGGCACATAAAAATTGTGACTATTTAGTCACGTTCTGTTTATGACTAATACGTGActattactaaaaaaaataaaaaaaaatttttattaattaattaaaaacaaaatacaacagatataaaatatatttctccgGTGAGCCTCCGCTTTTGTCACCTCCGCCTCCGGTGCACCTCCGAATTATGTCCACTCCGGTAACCTCTCACTCGTCACGCCTCCACCGCCGGCTAGCCTGGACACATTCACgaatcttcatcttcctcttctcaATCTCACTCTCCATAGCTCTACACGCTGAAAACACCGAGTCATCTCAGGCTCCTGTGAAAATTCATTTCATTGTTCAGAGAACCAATTCGTCACACGTCCTTCTCCGGCCACCACTTCTCCTTCGCGTTCAGAGGACCAATTCGTCACACTGCCTCCGATTCTCACGCGACCACCGCTGCACCGCATCTGTTTCGTCACCCCACCACTTCTTCATGATTCATCAGTTCTTTCCATTTCTCAGATCTGTAAAAAGACAGTAAGCAATTAGTATAAGAAGAAAACGGAAAGAATACTACtagagaggaggaagatgacgataaaagaaaagaagataaaaactaaatcatagaTGTGTGAACTTGTAACGAAGAGAGCAAGAGAGAAGATTCAATGGgacgaagaaagaagaaagaagaaagaagaaagaaagaaagttgagaagagaaaaacaaaatagatCATTTGTGTCCGTTAGATATTTTCTATCAATGGTGGATAACAAACAAAGTGTAATCCGCGTTTCATAAACTAGCCAATGAGAAGAAcctactaattaaataaatattttttattgttccCGTTGACACAGACGTCATTACTCATTAGAATAAACTTGAACGTGTTTGTGTTTCTAAGTTAGAAGTTCAGGGTTTGGggtgttattttattttatggttaatagttttagtttaaagtttcctgatgtcaattttttttttaaagaaggtAGAATTTTAAGGTTATAAACTATAGCATATGGTTTGAAGTTTAGAAATAAGTTTTAAAGTCTAGGTTTAAGTTTAGTGAACTCACGAAATACAGAGAAGTGGTTTTAGTGAACTTTTTGTAACTTCTTTGTAAAAGTATCTGTAACTTCTCTTGTATTTGTTGTCATCCATTTGTTATTTGTGTAATTTTGATTATAGTACTTATATGTTTGaaataagatttaaatttagaatCTGTAGCtcaatataaagttttaaatttggaTTACTTATGAGTTagatataaagttttaaatttacaaCTTGAGGTTAGGATAAGGATTGGAAAAGATTTGAAGTATAATTTGTGGTTAAGTTCCAAATTTGAAATTATGATTTGACTTTGTTTTTAAATGTAACTTTTATATgagattttaattatattatagtAACATAACTGTATattgtgtttagggtttaagaatcatatttagggtttagggatttaacTAGTCACAGAAATAGTGTAACAAAATCATGACTATTTCAAAATAGTCACGAAATTTGGCGTGACAAAACGTGACTATAACTTATCATGACAAATTAGTGACAAAATCGTGTCATTTTAGCCACGAGATAGCCACGGATAGTCACGTTTTCATGTTCCTGACTGTTTATGACCATTTCGTGACTAACTCATAAAAAGTCACTAACCTTCGTGACAAAAACGTGGCTATGTCATATTTTTCTACTAGTGCCTCACCAAACACTAAATCacacattaaaattaaatggaTCAATTTATTGTATTGTCAAATCTGTTTGATATATACTAtgaacactaaaccctaaaccgttggataaacccaaaatctttggataaatcttaaattctaaatcataaacattaaaaactaaatcttaataacactaaactctaaatctttaACCCTGAacttttggataaatcctaagcttttgaaataaaaataatattaacaacAAATTTTCTTTCTATGTTGTTAATGCTgtcaacaaaatactaaaccctaaaccctaaatcttaaatcttaaacccttggataaacctttgggtaaagactaaatctttggataaatcttaaatactaaatcataaacattaaaattaaattttaataacactaaaccctaaaacctttgataaatcctaaaccttgagtttatgatttatccaagggtccAGGCTTTACccatggatttagggtttagtgtttaggatctACGGTTTAatatttggggtttagggtttagtgttattaAGATTCAGTTTTaaatgtttaggatttaaaatttacccaatggtttagggtttatctaAGGATTTAAGGGtataatttaggatttagtgtttagtgtttagtgttttagTGACTACGTTAACaatatttagaaaacatttttgttattattattacttttttatttattttaaaaatataatataatttgacaaattattattattttgtttttttttaaatatcaaatttgaaataactaaatctTATGGTTTTaccctaggggtgaacccaagaatttatGTTTCTTAATACATGATAATTCATTTTTAACCATTTGCCTTttttatattaatctataagacattataaaatatatcagatggcaattatttttttatttttattttggggTACCCGGGCCTATAGATCAGATCGCAactagttatatatttatttatttatttatttattaatcattaAACTGGAAATTAGGTAGACCATGAAACTAAACTAAGGCATCACCCATCTATCATGTTGATGCATCTTAATACATAATATTCATTTTCAACCATTTGCCTTTTtgtattaatctataagacattaCTAAATAGATCAGATGgcaacaagttttttttttaatttggggTATCCCGGCCTATAGATTAGATCGCAACtagttatatatacatatttttatttctttaataatCAAAACTCGAAATTAGGTAGACCATGAAACTAAACTAAGACATCATCCATCTATCATGTTGATGTACGACGCTCTTAACATGATTATAGAATTCGGTAACCCATTTAATAAACATGACACTTTCAAaagcaatataaatatataaaacaaactaAGCAAATCACAAAGTTTCTTCATCTCAAAGGTACACGTTAAATATTCAACGTtagtatgtgtgtgtgtgtatatccatctatatatatttttggctATGAGTTTCTATGTAATTTAATGGCACATACAATCCATTCTCttcttaaataattatgttatttatttttattttgctgtAGGTATAATTTGCATTGGGAAGATATTACACAAGGTATGTTAAACGAAAAAGAGTTAAAATGCAgtcacaaaaacatatatatttctaaatagtAACTGCATGTCCAAAAATATAGATACAACTCTACTTATTATGTAGTAACTTTTATTATTAGATCTCATATTTAACAAATGACTCAAAAAAATTTACACGTTTTTAAAATGATCATTATTcactattatattaaaaagtgtatataaaattggtaaaaaaatccaactatgtttttttttcttggtaaaatgatttttttcttcttatttccAGTAAAACCACTTGCAATCTTACATTTACTCAATAAGGTACTTCAATTTTTGTTTATCCTATtgcattttaatatttgataattctTAGAATGTTCCATTATATTCATTTGCTTTATTGCGTATATCCCGTAATAACTAATACATATTTGTTGTCATATAAACTTTACGAAGAACAATTTctgtttattataaattatttcaaaCTTTGAGGCTATTTATTAAGATTTACATTACTTACAAAAACACATctacaaaatttgaaatatgtagTTTTTAGTTGTTTGTTAATTTTGCAATACATTGTATACAAATGAACTgcatttataattttctttcaaaCAAGGACTTACTTTAtcaatcaatattttaaattttttgataaatgTGTGTTTAGTCTGTATTTTCCAATATTCaatacattttgtttttgtcaagACTTGTTAATACATATTCTTGAAATTTATTACTATTTGGGAtgttctaataaaaatataattttgttctCATCTTATATACATGCTTtatcatattttgttattataaaatatttaattacctTTTCTTCACTCCATATTTTCAGCTGCATATTCTTTAAACAAcattaatatttgtataaaacagaactgaaaatatttataatgatATGTTCCTAACATGCTTTTTtcttagttacaaaaaaaagaaacttacgTTTTTCATACGTGTTATTTCTATATTCACAGATAATTATGGGactactttcttttatttggATTTCAATCTTGATGCTCCTATGCAATGGAGAAAACAATGAAGGCGCCGTCAAGATAAGCCTGAAAAGAATCAAGACAAGCTTGGTAAATGTTCAGCGTAACGTGACCCTATTTAAAACAGGAGAAAACCGCATTGTACTTAAAAACCTTGGTGATGTAATTTACTATGCGGAAATTGGCATCGGTACACCTACGCAAAACTTTCCAGTTATGTTTGATACCGGAAGCGCAGATTTATGGGTACGCAGTAAAGATTGGCCTGACAGGACAGAAGCGGAACATAAACTTCCAAAATATAATTCTACCGAATCATCATCTTATTCAGAGAACGGTCTGGCtctttatcattattatttttaattcttcaATAACTATAATCTAACTACTTCTAGATTTTACAGGTGAACCCGCAGAAATTATCTATGCTGGATGTGCTATTGAGGGTTTCCTTAGTACTGATGACGTAACAGTTGGTCATATGATAGTGAATAAACAAGTAAAACTCACCAtccatattataaatattatactaaTTTACCTTAACTAATTAATGATTTCTATTACCAGGATTTCATAGAGGCTACCGGGGAAGTAGAAGAAAAAACTTACTTTCAGTTTACTGTTTATGATGGTGTAGTCGGGTTGGCATTCCAAGAGTGTTCTGTGAGGAATACAGTCCCCGTTTGGTAAATATTCGTTTTTCAGTTTTCTCTTTGACTGACCGATATTTGTGTTATTAAAAGTATATCTCATCTCATTAACATTTATTTGTTacatcatttttatatattacaatatgAGTATATTTATCAAATCAAATGTAAGATTAATCtagtttcatattatatgaaaaataagtaTACTTTTTCGTTAATTTTATAATGTAAGATGTGTATGtagtttaattgatttttttcactGATACTactcattatttaaaaaagttgcttcaaaatatattaatatcatcaaagtatatataattcatatgaCTGAAATTTCAAACAGATTAAAATTTTCAGTCAATACAATGTGTTAAACCCatgcaatttttaaaaaaactagatTTCCGTAACtcaatattgttattttatggATGGTCAGATTGGTCTAACCAGTCAGACTgcatttatgaatttttatatttaaataaaaatacaaatttgacAATTGAAAAATGACAACATAAAAATTAGAAAGTAATTAATAACATTAAACAGGCGCCTGGagtaaaaaaaatacttatttttaatatgtagtTCTGATTTCAAATTGCATACAATTCCCCATCTATTCTATCTAAAATGTTTCAATAAACCACTAATAAAGCTCTATATTATACTACATAGGTACAACATGATCAATCAACATCTAGTCCATCAAGAAGTTTTCTCACTATGGTTGAAATACTACAATGAACAAGACGAAGAAGGCGGAGCCATAGTTTTTGGTGGTATAGACAATGCACATTTCCGAGGTGCACACACATATGTTCCTATCATAGAAGAGTATTACTGGGAATTTAAGATGAATGAGATACTCATTGGAGGACAAGGAACTGGACATTGCGTTGATGGCTGCTCTGTCATGATAGACTCAGGCGAATCTTACCTTATAGGTCCATCGGTAAGTatgtatatacacatatatacaatattatttaCTACTTGTTATGCATTTGAGAACTAACAACTATTTCTTTATTCTAGTCAATTATTGAGAGTATAAATATAGCTCTTGGGGCGGATGAAGTTGCAAACGTTGACTGCTCTAGGGTTCCTTTGATGCCAACAGTTTCATTCACGATTGGTGAAAGAGTCTTTTCTCTCTCCACGAGAGATGTAAGATCAAATTAGCgtatttgtgaaaaaaaattcaaggtagagaattaatgattttatgtatattttcaGTATATACTGGTGCATGGTATTGGTGAAATAGCTACGTGCGCAACCAAATTCAGGATCATTCATGACGATGATGATTATCATAATGATGATCTCTGGTACTAATTTTTGATTCACGGTCTAATGTAAATTCGTAAGAAGTAATCGGAATACTGAAAATTTACTTGCTTTGGAAATTGGGATAATCAAATGCAGGATTTTGGGAGGAGTCTTCATGAGACCTTACCATACAGTTTTCGATTTCGGGAATAGGAGAATTGGGTTTGCTGAAGCGGTTCAGGAACCAATTTGGGATAGTAGTATTAAGCATTAAACCTTTCCGTTTATAATTTTCAGTTTCGTATTGTACGTTTGAAGAATAATATAATgcttgttgacaaaaaaataactataatGCAAAGACTTATTTAGCCCTGGGCATTCGGATATTGGGTTCGGTTTCGGGTAGAATCCATTCGGTTTCAGATATTTAGGATACATGATTCTTATACTCGATGTTGCATAAGAGATTTCGATTCAGTTTCGGTTCGCGTGTTGTctggtttcggttcggtttcggataACCGAAATGAAGCAAGAaaccaaaattaaccaaaataacCGAAACGAAACAAACAAGTCcgaaatgaagaaaaaaaacaaacatgaaaCATGCATCTGTTTTAACGTTTAAAGAGAAGCACAAAATCCATCACAAACCATAATTCAGAGTTTAAATCATTCAAATTCAAACCGAAACACCAAATCTAAATTAGACAAAACAACATTCAAACTTCAGACTCAAGTTGCCAGAGATCCTCTTCCCTTATTTCTTCGCCAGAGATCCTTTTCCCTTAAGCTCCATGGTTGTTATAATCAGGTTCAAATTCTACTCCACAACAGAAAACATAAAACTCacaagttaaatattttaaaaatgcagATATCAAAATAAGTGAAGAATTGAGATGTTTACCTCTCAAAAGATCATCCTGATCCTTCACAGATGCAAGGAGTTGTTCAATTGTGAACCACCTTTTTTATTCATATGTATTTCACACTGCAACCACTGTTC
Encoded proteins:
- the LOC130504716 gene encoding cardosin-E-like, whose amino-acid sequence is MGLLSFIWISILMLLCNGENNEGAVKISLKRIKTSLVNVQRNVTLFKTGENRIVLKNLGDVIYYAEIGIGTPTQNFPVMFDTGSADLWVRSKDWPDRTEAEHKLPKYNSTESSSYSENGEPAEIIYAGCAIEGFLSTDDVTVGHMIVNKQDFIEATGEVEEKTYFQFTVYDGVVGLAFQECSVRNTVPVWYNMINQHLVHQEVFSLWLKYYNEQDEEGGAIVFGGIDNAHFRGAHTYVPIIEEYYWEFKMNEILIGGQGTGHCVDGCSVMIDSGESYLIGPSSIIESINIALGADEVANVDCSRVPLMPTVSFTIGERVFSLSTRDYILVHGIGEIATCATKFRIIHDDDDYHNDDLWILGGVFMRPYHTVFDFGNRRIGFAEAVQEPIWDSSIKH